A genomic segment from Ptychodera flava strain L36383 chromosome 19, AS_Pfla_20210202, whole genome shotgun sequence encodes:
- the LOC139118202 gene encoding protocadherin-11 X-linked-like: protein MEYAPLGSLVAVVTAIDGDVDAMLTYSMSSQDSYLTSLFSIGQDGKIVTEGTVNLRRLKNGGYLNDGKLLIPVSVTDGFTTSSSAVLLTVEPLFVRDIEKNETSYEVAVPENATVGTFVANVSLSDPKNDDIKFKYRISVGRPDDFEFTINETTGIISTRLPLDREQQDIYEFSVIVLDNQCLTGIEILLEITIEDVNDEIPTFGEPSYSASIREDAGSLSERTQVIINASIQAIDRDVGLNAKIRYSITGTGSESFAIDPKNGMVWLQPNPDLDYESVKEYQLTVVARDRDGADQGNSNSVPFTVEITDANDNSPVFTDTEQLQNLTISEDSPIGTILTTIQATDADEGFNSELRFYIHEGGDGKFRVNYTTGELSLRSELDRETKDKYILGIIARDQGYPARETLVNVSVTVLDVNDNSPRFDQQFYNGRTLEGQMGSTILTVIASDPDFGENAEIEYSLTDPSNFTIGSDGDCIVKYCTR from the exons ATGGAGTACGCCCCACTTGGGAGCCTTGTTGCTGTGGTTACCGCAATAGATGGCGACGTTGATGCTATGTTGACATATTCTATGTCAAGTCAAGATAGCTATCTCACATCCCTATTTTCAATCGGCCAAGACGGGAAAATCGTCACCGAGGGCACAGTGAATCTACGTCGATTAAAGAATGGCGGCTATTTAAACGATGGTAAACTATTAATTCCTGTTTCTGTCACTGACGGATTCACTACGTCGTCGTCCGCAGTTCTTCTGACAGTGGAACCACTGTTTGTCAGAGACATCGAAAAGAACGAAACCAGTTATGAAGTTGCCGTTCCAGAGAATGCTACAGTGGGGACATTTGTAGCTAATGTCAGTTTATCGGATCCCAAAAACGATGacataaaattcaaatacaGAATAAGTGTAGGGCGGCCAGATGACTTCGAGTTCACTATCAACGAAACAACG GGAATAATAAGCACAAGGCTACCACTGGACAGAGAGCAACAGGATATCTACGAATTTTCAGTAATCGTTCTGGATAATCAATGTTTGACTGGAATAGAG ATTCTTCTGGAAATCACAATCGAAGATGTCAACGATGAAATTCCAACATTTGGTGAACCATCTTACTCCGCTTCAATAAGAGAAGATGCTGGATCTCTCAGTGAACGGACACAGGTTATAATT AATGCATCAATCCAAGCAATAGACAGGGATGTTGGGTTGAACGCTAAAATTAGGTATTCCATCACAGGAACAGGCAGTGAATCTTTTGCTATTGATCCAAAGAATGGAATGGTGTGGCTACAGCCAAATCCTGACTTGGACTATGAATCCGTTAAGGAATATCAGTTGACAGTGGTTGCTCGAGACAGAGACGGCGCTGACCAGGGAAACTCAAACAGCGTGCCGTTCACTGTAGAGATCACAGATGCTAATGATAACTCACCAGTATTCACAGATACTGAACAGCTACAAAATTTGACTATTAGCGAGGATTCTCCAATAGGAACTATATTAACAACAATACAAGCTACAGACGCTGACGAGGGATTCAACAGTGAACTGAGATTTTACATCCATGAAGGGGGTGATGGGAAATTTCGAGTTAATTACACTACAGGTGAGCTGTCTTTGCGTTCTGAACTCGACAGAGAAACGAAAGATAAATACATCTTAGGAATAATCGCACGAGACCAGGGATATCCAGCGAGGGAAACTTTAGTCAATGTAAGTGTTACTGTTTTAGATGTGAACGACAACTCGCCTCGCTTTGATCAACAGTTTTACAATGGACGCACTCTGGAAGGACAGATGGGATCTACGATATTAACTGTAATCGCTTCCGATCCTGACTTTGGTGAGAACGCTGAGATAGAATACTCTTTGACTGATCCAAGTAATTTTACCATCGGTAGTGATGGAGACTGTATCGTCAAATACTGCACTAGATAG